From the Hevea brasiliensis isolate MT/VB/25A 57/8 chromosome 15, ASM3005281v1, whole genome shotgun sequence genome, one window contains:
- the LOC110632942 gene encoding TPD1 protein homolog 1-like, with amino-acid sequence MSFCRICFLYLMMFIVTRWILGVQSAAGPLNKFLLSSYEINNKKSTILSKKLQQPSQRKLLAQDTCTGRDISISQGRGSSSGIPQFIVEIANTCVSGCAPSNIHLHCSWFASATLVNPTNFKRLSYDDCLVNGGNPLNNGQIIRFTYSNTFMYPLRFKSAKFC; translated from the exons ATGAGCTTTTGTCGTATTTGCTTCCTTTACTTGATGATGTTCATCGTTACTCGTTGGATCCTTGGAGTTCAATCAG CTGCAGGTCCTTTAAACAAGTTTTTACTATCTTCTTatgaaattaataataaaaaatcaacAATACTATCCAAGAAACTACAACAGCCAAGTCAAAGAAAGCTTTTGGCTCAAG ATACTTGCACAGGCAGAGATATAAGTATATCACAAGGTAGAGGTTCCTCTTCTGGGATTCCACAGTTCATAGTTGAGATTGCCAACACCTGTGTTTCAGGTTGTGCTCCTTCAAACATCCATCTCCACTGTAGTTGGTTTGCTTCTGCAACATTGGTAAACCCAACAAATTTCAAGAGGCTTTCCTATGATGACTGCTTGGTAAATGGAGGGAACCCTTTGAATAACGGTCAGATCATTAGATTCACCTATTCAAACACCTTCATGTACCCACTTAGATTCAAATCTGCCAAATTCTGCTAA
- the LOC110632994 gene encoding UPF0481 protein At3g47200, with product MDNTGLKIQQVQTGDHISVDIRQPDEELVASIVKEIENISYSHCICKVKGSLRGTNDNVYDPQKISIGPYHHGERLKLMEDQKWRYAHALLNRKPNLEASLNDCVAALREVEHRARACYEDGGDIDWSSDKFLKMMLIDGCFIIELFLKFSVKSLRRRYDPIFSTPGMLNILRYDLILLENQIPLFILQRLYQVVPIPKQCTYSFAELAFRFFKDMIPGDQKINQEKFSQEAHHLLDIICHCLQPTCPRVRKAEQQQANSEHKHQPSATELQGSGIRIKMARTYNLLNIKFANGILEIPLLEVDKYTKSLFRNLIVLEHFSSDNIQYITSYAIFMKNLIREEKDVKLLQRRQILINYDGTEEKMVELFEELCKGVEVKEFYYDGLCEQVNGYKGKSWPKKLKSRKGRSNPRLSPMLLVGMSVLLLTLVGTLFSVLSFFLHRG from the coding sequence ATGGACAACACTGGCTTGAAAATACAACAGGTTCAAACCGGAGACCATATATCAGTTGACATCAGACAACCTGACGAGGAACTGGTGGCTTCCATTGTAAAAGAGatagaaaatatttcatattcTCATTGTATCTGCAAAGTGAAGGGGAGTCTTCGTGGGACAAATGATAACGTGTATGATCCTCAAAAAATCTCAATTGGTCCTTACCACCATGGTGAACGTTTAAAACTCATGGAAGATCAGAAATGGCGCTACGCACATGCGCTCCTCAATCGAAAACCGAACCTAGAAGCAAGCCTAAATGATTGTGTGGCTGCACTTAGAGAGGTGGAACACAGAGCACGGGCGTGCTATGAAGATGGTGGTGACATTGATTGGTCATCCGACAAATTCCTAAAAATGATGTTGATTGATGGCTGTTtcatcatcgaactctttcttaagTTTTCTGTAAAGAGTTTAAGACGCAGATATGATCCTATATTTAGCACGCCAGGAATGCTCAATATTCTGAGGTATGACCTGATATTGCTAGAAAATCAGATTCCTTTGTTCATTCTTCAGCGATTATATCAGGTGGTGCCAATTCCTAAGCAATGTACTTACTCTTTCGCTGAGCTTGCTTTCCGTTTCTTCAAAGACATGATTCCTGGTGATCAAAAAATTAATCAAGAAAAATTCAGCCAAGAAGCGCACCATTTGCTTGACATAATCTGCCACTGTCTCCAACCAACATGTCCAAGAGTACGGAAAGCAGAACAGCAGCAAGCCAACTCCGAGCATAAGCATCAACCTTCTGCAACAGAGCTCCAGGGTTCAGGAATTAGGATCAAGATGGCAAGAACATATAACTTGCTGAACATAAAGTTTGCAAACGGAATCCTAGAAATCCCACTTCTTGAAGTCGACAAATATACAAAAAGCCTCTTCAGGAATCTCATCGTGCTCGAGCATTTTTCCAGCGACAATATACAGTACATCACTTCTTATGCAATTTTCATGAAAAACCTAATCAGAGAGGAAAAAGATGTGAAATTGCTGCAACGACGACAGATTCTGATCAACTACGATGGCACAGAGGAAAAGATGGTTGAACTGTTTGAAGAGCTGTGCAAAGGGGTGGAAGTGAAGGAATTCTATTATGATGGGCTCTGTGAACAAGTGAATGGGTACAAGGGCAAGAGTTGGCCTAAGAAATTGAAGTCCAGAAAGGGTAGAAGTAATCCTCGGTTAAGTCCAATGCTACTTGTTGGAATGTCGGTTCTTCTTCTCACCCTTGTGGGAACTTTGTTTTCGGTACTCTCTTTTTTTCTCCACCGCGGTTAA
- the LOC110632990 gene encoding aldehyde dehydrogenase 22A1: MAFWWPIIVLVFAYAICRFLLMLIPPNVPSIDVDASDVLDRNQSQDNSFIYIPPRGRTQQQDKKVQCYEPATMKYLGFFPALSPVEVKEHVAEARKAQKLWAKSSFKQRRQFLRILLKYIIEHQELICEVSSRDTGKTMVDASLGEIMTTCEKITWLLSEGERWLKPEYRSSGRSMLHKKSKVEFHPLGVIGAIVSWNYPFHNIFNPMLAALFSGNSIVIKVSEHASWSGCFYIRIIQAALAAVGAPENLVDIITGFAETGEALVASVDKVIFVGSPGVGKMIMRNAANTLIPVTLELGGKDAFVVCEDVDVPHVAQIAVRAALQSSGQNCAGAERFYVHKDIYSSFVSEIAKIVKSVSAGPPLAGRYDMGAICLQEHSDRLQNLVNDAIDKGAEIVARGSIGHLSEGAVDQYFPPTILINVNHEMKLMQEEAFGPIMPIMKFSKDEEAIRLANDSRYGLGCAVFSGSQRRAKEIASQIHCGVAAINDFASTYMCQSLPFGGVKDSGFGRFAGVEGLRACCLVKSVVEDRWWPYIKTKIPKPIQYPVSENGFEFQVSLVEALYGLNIWDRLRALVNVLKILSEQNASSSKRND; this comes from the exons ATGGCCTTCTGGTGGCCAATAATTGTTCTTGTTTTTGCCTACGCGATCTGTCGGTTCTTGTTGATGCTCATCCCTCCCAATGTGCCTTCAATTGACGTCGACGCCTCCGATG TGTTGGATAGGAATCAATCACAGGACAACAGCTTCATATAT ATACCTCCTAGAGGAAGGACACAGCAACAAGACAAAAAAGTCCAGTGCTATGAGCCTGCAACTATGAAGTACTTGGGATTTTTCCCTGCCTTGTCACCTGTTGAG GTCAAGGAGCACGTGGCAGAGGCAAGGAAGGCTCAGAAATTATGGGCCAAGAGCAGCTTCAAGCAAAGACGCCAGTTTTTGCGGATACTTCTGAAATATATTATTGAACACCAAGAGCTTATATGCGA AGTATCTTCGCGCGATACTGGAAAAACAATGGTAGATGCCTCTTTAGGAGAAATAATGACTACATGTGAGAAGATCACTTGGCTTCTCTCAGAGGGTGAGCGGTGGCTAAAGCCTGAATATCG ATCTTCCGGGAGATCAATGCTTCACAAGAAATCCAAGGTGGAGTTTCATCCTCTTGGTGTTATTGGTGCCATTGTGTCATGGAACTATCCTTTTCATAATATTTTTAATCCAATGCTAGCAGCACTCTTTTCAGGAAACAGCATTGTGATTAAG GTTTCAGAACATGCAAGTTGGTCTGGATGTTTCTACATCCGAATAATTCAAGCTGCACTTGCTGCTGTAGGAGCTCCTGAAAATCTGGTTGACATAATTACAGG GTTTGCTGAAACTGGAGAAGCACTTGTGGCTTCAGTTGATAAAGTCATATTTGTTGGATCACCTGGTGTGGGTAAGATG ATCATGAGAAATGCTGCCAATACACTGATACCAGTTACGCTTGAGCTTGGTGGAAAAGATGCATTTGTTGTTTGtgaagatgtagatgtgcctcaT GTTGCACAAATTGCAGTCAGGGCTGCTCTTCAATCAAGTGGGCAAAATTGTGCTGGGGCTGAGAGATTTTATGTCCATAAAGACATCTATTCTTCATTTGTCAGTGAAATTGCTAAAATTGTAAAATCTGTTTCAGCT GGTCCACCACTTGCTGGAAGGTATGATATGGGAGCAATATGCTTGCAAGAGCATTCTGATAGGCTTCAAAACCTTGTAAATGATGCCATAGATAAAGGAGCAGAAATTGTTGCTCGAGGGAGTATTGGCCATTTATCTGAAGGTGCAGTCGATCAGTATTTCCCTCCCACTATCCTTATAAACGTAAACCACGAAATGAAATTGATGCAGGAAGAG GCTTTTGGACCCATCATGCCAATAATGAAATTTAGCAAAGATGAAGAAGCTATCAGGCTTGCAAATGACTCTAGATATGGGCTTGGCTGTGCTGTTTTTTCTGGTAGCCAGCGCCGTGCCAAAGAGATTGCTTCCCAGATACATTGTGGCGTTGCTGCAATTAATGACTTTGCTTCAACTTACATGTGTCAG TCCTTGCCATTTGGTGGTGTAAAAGACAGTGGATTTGGACGATTCGCTGGTGTTGAAGGATTGCGGGCTTGTTGTCTTGTAAAATCAGTTGTTGAGGATAGATGGTGGCCTTATATCAAAACCAAGATACCAAAACCTATTCAG TATCCTGTTTCGGAGAACGGCTTCGAGTTTCAGGTGTCACTTGTAGAAGCACTGTATGGCTTGAACATATGGGACAGGTTGCGAGCTTTGGTCAATGTTTTGAAGATACTTTCAGAGCAAAATGCCAGCAGCAGTAAGAGAAATGATTAA
- the LOC110632941 gene encoding universal stress protein PHOS34, with protein MEGNRIVGVAVDFSTCSRKALKWAVDNLVRNGDHLILVTIRPEGNYEEGEMQLWEVSGSPLIPLHEFSDPVIMKKYGVNPDPETLDIANTAANQKQVVVVMKIFWGDPREKICEAIDKVPLSCLVIGNRGLGKIKRAIMGSVSNYVVNNGTCPVTVVKQTDH; from the exons ATGGAAGGAAACAGGATAGTGGGTGTGGCAGTGGATTTCTCGACGTGCAGCAGGAAAGCTCTAAAATGGGCGGTGGATAACCTGGTCCGCAACGGTGATCACCTTATTCTCGTTACCATACGTCCCGAAGGGAACTATGAGGAGGGAGAGATGCAACTCTGGGAAGTCAGCGGTTCCC CTTTAATCCCTCTACATGAGTTTTCTGATCCCGTGATTATGAAGAAGTATGGAGTGAACCCTGATCCAGAGACCCTGGACATTGCGAACACTGCTGCGAACCAGAAACAG GTTGTTGTGGTTATGAAGATCTTCTGGGGTGATCCTCGCGAGAAGATATGTGAAGCTATCGATAAGGTCCCTTTGAGCTGCCTTGTTATAGGAAACAGAGGGCTTGGCAAAATTAAGAG GGCTATAATGGGCAGCGTAAGCAACTATGTGGTGAATAACGGAACCTGCCCTGTTACAGTTGTGAAGCAGACCGACCATTAA
- the LOC110632999 gene encoding peptidyl-prolyl cis-trans isomerase CYP21-4, translating into MARIKPQALLLQSKKKKGPTRISATTIILCNLVVMLLVLSLVATYRHWSQRSTEQTGLSNFEDTSDILTDSKKYDLPGYAVLNTSKGYITVELYKDGSPEIVDKFLDSCQKGYFKGMPFHHVIKHYVIQGGHSQGLGGTEDWTTKVKLRSRLATSPKHEAFMLGTLKTKDSQGFEIFITTAPIPDLSDKLMVFGRVIKGEDVVQEIEEVDTDEHYRPKSPIGIINVTLKSEI; encoded by the exons ATGGCCAGGATAAAACCTCAGGCTTTGCTACtccaaagcaaaaagaagaaggggccAACTCGTATCAGTGCCACTACAATAATTCTGTGCAACCTAGTTGTTATGTTGCTTGTATTGTCCTTGGTTGCTACATACAGGCATTGGTCTCAGAG GTCTACGGAACAAACAGGACTATCAAATTTTGAG GACACTTCGGATATCTTAACAGATTCAAAGAAGTATGATCTTCCGGGTTATGCT GTTTTGAATACATCAAAGGGTTATATTACAGTAGAACTGTACAAAGATGGTTCTCCTGAGATTGTGGACAAATTTCTCGACTCatg TCAAAAGGGCTACTTCAAAGGGATGCCTTTTCATCATGTGATCAAACATTATGTAATTCAAGGAGGGCATTCCCAAGGTCTTGGAGGTACAGAAGATTGGACTACAAAAGTGAAGCTTCGTAGTCGGCTTGCTACAAG CCCAAAGCATGAGGCATTTATGCTTGGAACTTTGAAAACTAAAGACAGCCAAGGGTTTGAGATATTTATTACCACTGCACCAATTCCAGATTTAAGTGATAAGCTTATGGTGTTTGGACGGGTCATCAAGGGAGAGGATGTAGTGCAG GAAATCGAGGAGGTGGACACAGATGAACACTATCGGCCCAAATCCCCTATAGGGATCATCAATGTGACTCTGAAAAGTGAAATTTGA
- the LOC110632965 gene encoding protein high chlorophyll fluorescent 107-like yields the protein MSRKARQLLAKGLKFRGGNEYIYQTLALLEAKANRYEQARYLFSRAWAQLEMQRESNLTARQLFEKAVQASPKNRFAWHVWGVFEYNMGNIEVSIANLLRLLFRRASELDPRHQLVWITWGVLEQSVGNLSLARRLFIFKSSLNINSQSYITWMACAQLEEDQRNSVRAEEIRTTRLKGQANIVVSQLTEVVDDASWVMGFLDIIELALGSIKKLLNMDRNQCSKTQESLRNISEESENSSDGPSRDTDANFIKSGSGFNLEFFIKERLSLDPTKLDIQLEPSGNPASRTVL from the exons ATGTCAAGGAAGGCAAGACAATTACTTGCCAAGGGCCTTAAGTTCCGTGGTGGAAATGAGTACATATACCAAACACTAGCATTGTTGGAAGCTAAAGCAAATCGATATGAGCAAGCCCGTTACTTATTCAG CAGA GCGTGGGCGCAATTGGAGATGCAACGGGAAAGCAACCTTACTGCTAGGCAATTATTTGAG AAAGCAGTGCAGGCTAGCCCCAAGAACAGGTTTGCATGGCATGTATGGGGAGTTTTTGAATATAATATGGGCAATATTGAAGTG TCTATTGCAAATCTTCTACGATTGTTGTTCAGAAGAGCATCTGAATTGGATCCAAGGCACCAACTTGTATGGATT ACTTGGGGTGTTCTAGAGCAGAGCGTTGGTAACCTGTCTTTAGCTCGTAGGCTATTTATATTTAAATCATCCTTGAATATAAATTCTCAGAGTTACATAACATGGATGGCATGTGCTCAATTGGAGGAGGATCAAAGAAATTCTGTGCGTGCTGAGGAGATTC GTACTACACGTCTTAAAGGTCAAGCTAATATAGTTGTCTCACAGCTGACTGAAGTTGTGGATGATGCTTCATGGGTTATGGGGTTTCTAGACATCATTGAACTGGCCCTTGGCAGCATCAAGAAACTCTTGAACATGGATCGGAACCAATGCAGTAAGACGCAAGAATCTTTGAGAAATATATCAGAAGAAAGTGAAAATAGTAGTGATGGTCCTTCTAGAGATACTGATGCCAATTTTATAAAAAGTGGAAGTGGGTTCAATTTGGAATTTTTCATCAAAGAAAGGTTGTCTCTAGATCCAACTAAGCTGGATATTCAGCTAGAACCATCTGGGAATCCAGCATCACGGACAGTGTTGTAA
- the LOC110632995 gene encoding probable N-acetyltransferase HLS1, with amino-acid sequence MVGKLENKVLIREYNEDTDIKVVGRLEKNCEIGSNKEISIFTSMMVDPLCRIRFYPVHVMLVAELRENGELVGVVRGCIKCVGTRFGATFVRLGCILGLRVSPKHRRMGIGLKLVKSVEEWLVGNGAHYTFLATEKNNVASTNLFTSKCNYMNFSSLVIFVQPALPVKGLSQDIKIEKLQINQAISLYNDRLRGKDIYPTDIDAMLKEKPSLGTWVSYFKEEEWIILHSNNEKNNEDIITKTPSSWAIFSIWNSCEAYKLHIRKSHHPLKFFHATLSHARDKIFACLKLPICDSLQKPFGFLFLYGLYGEGARLQELMKSIWSFASRLAENVKECKVIITELGVSDPLMEYVSHESSMSFTDDLWYLKKVNGLTAGGDEQVVKEQVGNVFVDPRDF; translated from the exons ATGGTTGGCAAGTTAGAGAATAAGGTTCTTATTAGGGAATACAATGAAGACACAGATATTAAAGTGGTGGGGAGGCTTGAGAAGAATTGTGAGATAGGGTCTAATAAGGAGATCTCCATTTTCACCAGCATGATGGTTGACCCCTTATGTAGGATTAGGTTCTATCCTGTTCATGTTATGCTG GTTGCGGAGCTGCGTGAAAATGGGGAACTTGTGGGTGTGGTTAGAGGATGCATCAAGTGTGTGGGCACTAGATTTGGAGCAACTTTTGTGAGGTTGGGCTGCATCCTTGGCCTTCGAGTCTCTCCAAAGCATCG ACGGATGGGGATTGGATTAAAACTTGTGAAGTCAGTTGAAGAATGGCTTGTGGGAAATGGAGCACACTATACTTTCCTAGCCACTGAAAAGAACAATGTGGCCTCTACCAATCTCTTCACTTCCAAGTGTAATTACATGAACTTTAGTTCATTGGTGATATTTGTTCAACCAGCTCTCCCTGTGAAAGGCTTGTCTCAAGATATTAAGATAGAAAAGCTGCAAATAAACCAAGCAATTTCTTTGTACAATGACAGGCTAAGAGGCAAAGATATATATCCAACAGACATTGATGCTATGTTGAAGGAAAAGCCGAGTCTTGGTACTTGGGTTTCTTATTTTAAAGAAGAGGAATGGATTATTTTGCACAGCAATAATGAAAAGAATAATGAAGACATCATTACTAAAACTCCTAGTTCTTGGGCCATCTTTAGCATATGGAATTCTTGTGAGGCATACAAGCTTCATATTCGAAAGTCTCATCATCCACTTAAGTTTTTTCATGCAACTTTAAGCCATGCAAGAGATAAGATTTTCGCTTGCCTTAAATTGCCAATATGCGACTCACTGCAGAAACCATTTGGTTTCCTATTTCTCTACGGACTTTATGGAGAGGGAGCAAGGCTACAAGAGCTGATGAAATCTATATGGAGCTTTGCGTCTAGATTGGCTGAAAATGTGAAGGAGTGCAAGGTGATTATTACTGAGCTAGGGGTCTCCGATCCACTCATGGAGTATGTGTCTCATGAGTCTTCTATGTCATTCACTGATGATCTTTGGTACTTGAAGAAAGTGAATGGCCTCACTGCTGGTGGGGATGAACAGGTGGTCAAGGAACAAGTGGGAAATGTATTTGTTGATCCAAGAGACTTTTAG